Part of the Phaeobacter sp. G2 genome, TGCATTATGCTGATCGCGCAATCATATAGTGGCACTTCGATGGCTTGGCCCAATCCGGACCGGCCCCGTTCCAAAAGTGCGGCGAGAACAGCGTTGCAGGCGATCAGACCGGTGCCAATGTCCACTATGGGCGTACCCATGCGTGTCGGGCCGTCGGAGGGATTGCCGTTGATGCTCATGAGGCCTGTCATAGCTTGTACCACGGCGTCATAGCCGGGAAAGCCGCCAAGTGGGCCATCGGAACCAAATCCAGTCACGTGGCAGAGTACCAGTCTAGGAAAACGTTTCCTGAGCACATCATCATAGCCAAGCCCCCATTTTTCAAGAGCACCAGACTTGAAATTGTGAACTAAAACATCAGCATCCTGAAGAAACCGCAAAATCAGGTCGCGCCCTTGTGGCCGCCGCAAATCGATAGCGATGGACCGCTTGTTGCGGTTGGCGCCAGAGAAATAGGCGCTGAGTTCATCATTGAAAGGCGGGCCCCAACTGCGGGTCTCGTCGCCCTGAGGCGGCTCCACCTTGATGACCTCGGCACCATGATCCGCAAGCATTTGGGTGCAATAAGGCCCGCCCAGCACGCGGCTGAGATCGACCACCTTGATCCCGTCCAATGAGCCAGCCATCAAAGCACCTCCTGATAGAGGCGCGCCACATCTTCGGCTGTCATATCGCGCGGGTTGGTCTCCAGCAATCGCGTGATACCGGTCACGACCTCATTAGCCATTCCGGGAATGGCTGCCTCGGTCACTCCGACACAAGAAAGTCGAGACTCAAGTCCGCTTTCGACTAGCAATCGTTCCATCTCGTCGATCAGGCCATGGGCTGCAGCCGCATCAGAGTTGAAAGGCCTCGAGGGCAGTAGTAACCGCGATAGGCGGGCATATTCAGCTTCTGCAACGGGCATGTTGAACCGCATCACTGGTCCTGCGACCAGAGCGTTTGCGTGCCCGTGAGGAACCTTGAAACCTGTTCCCAGTGGGTAGGACAAGGCATGAATCGCCCCCACGCTGGCATTAATGAAGGCCATCCCAGCCAGTGTCGCCCCCAACAGCATGGCCTCTCGCGCTGCCAGGTCCGAGGGCGTTTCCATGACGATTGGTAAGTTCTGACCGAGAAGCACCAGCGCTTTGTCCGCCATTCCATCGGAAATGGGATTCTTT contains:
- a CDS encoding CoA transferase, whose amino-acid sequence is MAGSLDGIKVVDLSRVLGGPYCTQMLADHGAEVIKVEPPQGDETRSWGPPFNDELSAYFSGANRNKRSIAIDLRRPQGRDLILRFLQDADVLVHNFKSGALEKWGLGYDDVLRKRFPRLVLCHVTGFGSDGPLGGFPGYDAVVQAMTGLMSINGNPSDGPTRMGTPIVDIGTGLIACNAVLAALLERGRSGLGQAIEVPLYDCAISIMHPQAANSLMSGQIPVATGNGHPNIVPYDMFETSNGKLYLAIGNNGQFAKLCDVLGLPEVPCDPRFTDNAARLAHRSEMTKVLSECLAQHDAFELEPVLLKAGIPAGVVRNVNEALEHPHTRHRGMVVSVGTYRGTGVPARLSRTPGAVRAAPPRFGQHSRQLLREAGLTEAEIDRLTQADVVREEQRMRETT